Proteins encoded by one window of Aptenodytes patagonicus chromosome 9, bAptPat1.pri.cur, whole genome shotgun sequence:
- the LOC143164375 gene encoding UAP56-interacting factor-like isoform X1, with the protein MEAAGPQPGPGPAAGPQPGAEEIDMSLDDIIKRHRKEQTDASAAGDGRRQQIKNRNSAYGYGRPRFRTWMQRNLQGPNRFRRGFGQQQYNRRQFRNTVPGPRRRAAAALNGVSPLNRQASAQEGNKNNDAFAKNSSSGQPEGRRRPPPGPKRFRAAAASTHAPGRSRPFLINRGPAFQQKRMQQRFSKANFQRGQMDANGEGKPPRMRRWQVKPSPGAVLTVSVANPQAGQSGAPGSKRPFLRSQRPPPRAAKPQPKGVLLRFNFRAMANQTSLTLDERFSGLRNKRRFTAARSAGRTVTMP; encoded by the exons AtggaggcggcggggccgcaaccggggccgggccccgcggcggggccgcagcCGGGAGCCGAGGAGATTGATATGTCCCTGG ATGACATCATAAAACGCCACAGGAAAGAGCAAACAGATGCCAGTGCTGCGGGGGACGGGCGAAGGCAGCAGATCAAGAACAGGAATTCGGCGTATGGGTACGGGCGGCCCCGTTTCCGCACCTGGATGCAGAGGAATTTGCAAG GACCTAACCGTTTTAGAAGAGGGTTTGGACAACAACAATACAATCGGAGACAATTCAGAAATACTGTACCCGGTCCCAGgagaagagcagctgctgcattAAATGGAGTGAGCCCTTTAAATCGCCAGGCATCGGCTCAAGAG GGCAACAAGAACAACGATGCTTTCGccaaaaacagcagcagcgggCAGCCGGAGGGACGGCGACGGCCACCCCCAGGCCCCAAGAGattcagagcagctgctgccagcacccacgCCCCAGGGAGAAG CAGGCCTTTCCTGATAAACAGGGGACCAGCCTTCCAGCAGAAGCGGATGCAGCAGCGGTTCTCCAAAGCCAACTTTCAGAGAGGG CAGATGGATGCTAATGGAGAAGGGAAACCACCAAGGATGAGAAG GTGGCAAGTGAAACCCAGCCCCGGAGCAGTTCTGACGGTTTCTGTGGCTAATCCCCAGGCGGGCCAGAGTGGCGC GCCCGGATCCAAGCGCCCATTCCTGCGAAGCCAGAggcccccgccgcgggcggccAAGCCCCAGCCCAAGGGGGTGCTGCTGAGATTCAACTTCCGCGCGATGGCCAACCAG ACCAGCCTGACGCTGGATGAGAGGTTCTCTGGTCTGAGGAATAAGAGGCGCTTTACAGCAGCCAGGAGCGCCGGACGGACGGTCACCATGCCTTAA
- the LOC143164375 gene encoding UAP56-interacting factor-like isoform X3 → MEAAGPQPGPGPAAGPQPGAEEIDMSLDDIIKRHRKEQTDASAAGDGRRQQIKNRNSAYGYGRPRFRTWMQRNLQGPNRFRRGFGQQQYNRRQFRNTVPGPRRRAAAALNGVSPLNRQASAQEGNKNNDAFAKNSSSGQPEGRRRPPPGPKRFRAAAASTHAPGRSRPFLINRGPAFQQKRMQQRFSKANFQRGMDANGEGKPPRMRRWQVKPSPGAVLTVSVANPQAGQSGAPGSKRPFLRSQRPPPRAAKPQPKGVLLRFNFRAMANQTSLTLDERFSGLRNKRRFTAARSAGRTVTMP, encoded by the exons AtggaggcggcggggccgcaaccggggccgggccccgcggcggggccgcagcCGGGAGCCGAGGAGATTGATATGTCCCTGG ATGACATCATAAAACGCCACAGGAAAGAGCAAACAGATGCCAGTGCTGCGGGGGACGGGCGAAGGCAGCAGATCAAGAACAGGAATTCGGCGTATGGGTACGGGCGGCCCCGTTTCCGCACCTGGATGCAGAGGAATTTGCAAG GACCTAACCGTTTTAGAAGAGGGTTTGGACAACAACAATACAATCGGAGACAATTCAGAAATACTGTACCCGGTCCCAGgagaagagcagctgctgcattAAATGGAGTGAGCCCTTTAAATCGCCAGGCATCGGCTCAAGAG GGCAACAAGAACAACGATGCTTTCGccaaaaacagcagcagcgggCAGCCGGAGGGACGGCGACGGCCACCCCCAGGCCCCAAGAGattcagagcagctgctgccagcacccacgCCCCAGGGAGAAG CAGGCCTTTCCTGATAAACAGGGGACCAGCCTTCCAGCAGAAGCGGATGCAGCAGCGGTTCTCCAAAGCCAACTTTCAGAGAGGG ATGGATGCTAATGGAGAAGGGAAACCACCAAGGATGAGAAG GTGGCAAGTGAAACCCAGCCCCGGAGCAGTTCTGACGGTTTCTGTGGCTAATCCCCAGGCGGGCCAGAGTGGCGC GCCCGGATCCAAGCGCCCATTCCTGCGAAGCCAGAggcccccgccgcgggcggccAAGCCCCAGCCCAAGGGGGTGCTGCTGAGATTCAACTTCCGCGCGATGGCCAACCAG ACCAGCCTGACGCTGGATGAGAGGTTCTCTGGTCTGAGGAATAAGAGGCGCTTTACAGCAGCCAGGAGCGCCGGACGGACGGTCACCATGCCTTAA
- the LOC143164375 gene encoding UAP56-interacting factor-like isoform X2 encodes MEAAGPQPGPGPAAGPQPGAEEIDMSLDDIIKRHRKEQTDASAAGDGRRQQIKNRNSAYGYGRPRFRTWMQRNLQGPNRFRRGFGQQQYNRRQFRNTVPGPRRRAAAALNGVSPLNRQASAQEGNKNNDAFAKNSSSGQPEGRRRPPPGPKRFRAAAASTHAPGRRPFLINRGPAFQQKRMQQRFSKANFQRGQMDANGEGKPPRMRRWQVKPSPGAVLTVSVANPQAGQSGAPGSKRPFLRSQRPPPRAAKPQPKGVLLRFNFRAMANQTSLTLDERFSGLRNKRRFTAARSAGRTVTMP; translated from the exons AtggaggcggcggggccgcaaccggggccgggccccgcggcggggccgcagcCGGGAGCCGAGGAGATTGATATGTCCCTGG ATGACATCATAAAACGCCACAGGAAAGAGCAAACAGATGCCAGTGCTGCGGGGGACGGGCGAAGGCAGCAGATCAAGAACAGGAATTCGGCGTATGGGTACGGGCGGCCCCGTTTCCGCACCTGGATGCAGAGGAATTTGCAAG GACCTAACCGTTTTAGAAGAGGGTTTGGACAACAACAATACAATCGGAGACAATTCAGAAATACTGTACCCGGTCCCAGgagaagagcagctgctgcattAAATGGAGTGAGCCCTTTAAATCGCCAGGCATCGGCTCAAGAG GGCAACAAGAACAACGATGCTTTCGccaaaaacagcagcagcgggCAGCCGGAGGGACGGCGACGGCCACCCCCAGGCCCCAAGAGattcagagcagctgctgccagcacccacgCCCCAGGGAGAAG GCCTTTCCTGATAAACAGGGGACCAGCCTTCCAGCAGAAGCGGATGCAGCAGCGGTTCTCCAAAGCCAACTTTCAGAGAGGG CAGATGGATGCTAATGGAGAAGGGAAACCACCAAGGATGAGAAG GTGGCAAGTGAAACCCAGCCCCGGAGCAGTTCTGACGGTTTCTGTGGCTAATCCCCAGGCGGGCCAGAGTGGCGC GCCCGGATCCAAGCGCCCATTCCTGCGAAGCCAGAggcccccgccgcgggcggccAAGCCCCAGCCCAAGGGGGTGCTGCTGAGATTCAACTTCCGCGCGATGGCCAACCAG ACCAGCCTGACGCTGGATGAGAGGTTCTCTGGTCTGAGGAATAAGAGGCGCTTTACAGCAGCCAGGAGCGCCGGACGGACGGTCACCATGCCTTAA